The proteins below are encoded in one region of Effusibacillus dendaii:
- a CDS encoding AMP-binding protein, with the protein MNNRPVWVPNQQELESTRLYQWMKQLGFASYDQFFQASIKDVAWFWQEAEKALGIEWFHPYAKTLDLSNGIKWPNWFVDGRLNVVHNAVDKWANDAAYGDRAALLWEGEEGNVRQYSFAELRLQVDLAANGLRRLGIEKGDRISLYMPMIPETVIVMLAAAKIGAVFSPAFSGYGADAVGKRADAATAKMIVTADGFLRRGKVVAMKEEADRAVAMAPSVQKVVVVRRMGREIPWNDRDIDWNDMVGTASTPNGGKDFPSKSEPLVQTESMVSQDPLMLLYTSGTTGRPKGAVHTHAGFPIKAAFDAGFGMDVKPGDTFFWFTDMGWMMGPFLVFGALLNGAAVFLYEGSPDYPEADRLWQMVETHRVTQLGISPTLVRSLMKHGDSWVKKHDLSSLRCICSTGEPWNPEPWMWLFEKVCGSRIPIINYSGGTEISGGILGNMLVKPIAPITFNSPLPGMDVEVYNESGQPVRNEVGELVIRQPWVGMTNGFWQEPERYEETYWNRWPDTWVHGDWVICDDQGFWTITGRSDDTLNIAGKRVGPAEVESVLVGHPAVVEAGTIGVPDELKGEAAVCFTVLKPDLKPDQALQQELLDLVAEKMGKSLRPKALYFVTDLPKTRNAKIMRRAIRAAYLDKDAGDLSSLENPEAVEAIRRQAKGE; encoded by the coding sequence ATGAACAACCGCCCGGTGTGGGTTCCGAATCAACAGGAACTTGAATCGACTCGACTGTACCAGTGGATGAAGCAATTGGGGTTTGCTTCGTATGATCAATTTTTTCAAGCGTCTATCAAGGATGTGGCATGGTTCTGGCAGGAAGCCGAGAAGGCGCTGGGAATTGAATGGTTTCACCCTTATGCCAAAACGCTTGATCTTTCGAACGGAATCAAATGGCCCAACTGGTTTGTGGATGGACGCTTAAACGTTGTGCATAACGCGGTAGACAAATGGGCAAACGATGCAGCTTATGGCGATCGCGCCGCGCTTCTGTGGGAAGGGGAAGAAGGCAACGTCCGGCAGTATTCGTTTGCGGAACTCCGCCTGCAGGTTGATTTGGCCGCCAATGGTTTGCGCCGGCTCGGAATTGAAAAAGGGGATCGCATCTCCCTCTACATGCCCATGATTCCGGAAACGGTTATTGTTATGTTAGCGGCAGCCAAAATTGGGGCTGTGTTTTCACCCGCATTTTCCGGTTACGGGGCGGACGCGGTCGGCAAGCGGGCCGATGCGGCAACAGCCAAAATGATTGTGACAGCAGACGGATTTTTGCGGCGGGGGAAAGTGGTGGCGATGAAAGAAGAAGCCGACCGAGCAGTTGCCATGGCTCCTTCCGTGCAAAAAGTGGTCGTCGTTCGCCGAATGGGGCGGGAGATCCCATGGAACGACCGGGATATCGATTGGAATGACATGGTCGGGACAGCAAGCACCCCGAATGGCGGGAAGGACTTTCCGTCGAAATCAGAACCGCTTGTTCAAACGGAGTCGATGGTAAGCCAGGACCCGCTGATGCTGTTGTATACATCGGGTACGACCGGCAGACCGAAAGGGGCTGTCCATACACATGCGGGATTCCCGATCAAAGCGGCGTTCGATGCCGGTTTTGGGATGGACGTCAAGCCAGGCGACACGTTTTTCTGGTTTACCGATATGGGCTGGATGATGGGGCCGTTTTTGGTATTTGGGGCACTGTTGAATGGAGCGGCCGTTTTCCTGTACGAAGGTTCGCCCGATTACCCGGAAGCAGACCGGTTATGGCAGATGGTCGAAACACACCGGGTAACGCAGCTCGGCATCTCGCCTACACTGGTCCGGTCATTGATGAAACACGGGGATTCTTGGGTGAAAAAACACGATTTAAGCAGTCTTCGCTGCATTTGTTCGACTGGCGAACCGTGGAACCCGGAACCGTGGATGTGGTTGTTTGAAAAAGTATGCGGCAGCCGGATTCCAATTATCAACTATTCGGGCGGAACTGAAATTTCCGGCGGCATTCTCGGCAATATGCTGGTAAAACCGATCGCCCCGATCACGTTTAATTCTCCGCTGCCCGGGATGGATGTGGAAGTCTATAATGAAAGCGGCCAACCGGTACGGAATGAAGTGGGCGAATTGGTGATTCGGCAACCGTGGGTAGGTATGACCAACGGATTTTGGCAGGAACCGGAACGGTATGAAGAGACGTACTGGAACCGCTGGCCGGATACATGGGTACATGGAGACTGGGTAATCTGCGATGATCAGGGATTTTGGACGATTACAGGGCGTTCGGACGACACGCTAAACATTGCAGGGAAACGGGTGGGGCCGGCCGAAGTCGAGTCTGTGCTGGTGGGTCATCCGGCTGTGGTAGAAGCGGGAACCATCGGCGTACCGGACGAGTTGAAAGGGGAAGCGGCTGTCTGTTTCACCGTGTTAAAGCCCGATTTGAAACCGGATCAGGCGCTGCAGCAGGAACTGTTGGATCTTGTCGCTGAAAAAATGGGCAAGTCGCTTCGGCCAAAAGCTCTCTACTTTGTAACGGATCTGCCCAAAACTCGCAACGCAAAAATCATGCGGCGTGCGATTCGGGCTGCTTATCTGGACAAAGACGCGGGCGATCTGTCGTCGTTGGAGAATCCGGAAGCGGTGGAAGCGATCCGCCGACAGGCGAAAGGAGAATAA